One window from the genome of Treponema sp. OMZ 838 encodes:
- the flhB gene encoding flagellar biosynthesis protein FlhB has product MRKLVMETASGYTEQNFFIDLQWFAAEDEGRTEDPTDYKIRKAREEGRVAKSQDINAALVMLFPAGALIFLSSFFLEECMEILRFFFLRSTQADIRSGIWFGIFVQYFLKLALPLALIAMIAGVIANILQNNGFLFSTKPIQPQFNKIVPNFMRFFKRALFSAEGLFNFAKSLTKVVVLVFVAFLMIRANLPHFIELLTVSFPQAIFFIAGLAAKLLATAALLLLILAIPDYFFQRKQFIDSLKMTKQEIKEEYKELEGDPQVKGRIRQQMQAILSQNAIRNVPKADVVITNPTHFAIAMQWDSKTMAAPMVLAKGADAMAQRIKAIAREHNIPLIENKPLARALYAKVQIGDIIPEEYYRALSLVFAEVYTLNNKKQEFYRR; this is encoded by the coding sequence ATGCGGAAACTTGTGATGGAGACTGCAAGCGGATATACCGAACAGAACTTTTTTATTGACTTGCAGTGGTTTGCAGCAGAGGATGAAGGACGTACCGAAGACCCAACCGACTATAAGATACGTAAAGCCCGTGAAGAAGGACGTGTCGCAAAAAGTCAGGATATCAATGCCGCTTTGGTAATGCTTTTTCCCGCCGGAGCCCTGATCTTCCTTTCTTCCTTTTTTTTGGAAGAGTGTATGGAAATCCTCCGCTTCTTTTTTTTGCGGAGTACACAGGCTGATATTCGTAGCGGTATTTGGTTCGGAATCTTTGTGCAATATTTTTTAAAGCTTGCGCTCCCGCTTGCACTTATTGCAATGATTGCAGGTGTGATTGCCAATATCCTTCAAAATAACGGTTTTTTATTTTCTACTAAACCCATTCAACCTCAGTTTAATAAGATTGTTCCCAATTTTATGCGTTTTTTTAAGCGGGCACTTTTTTCTGCGGAAGGGTTATTCAATTTTGCAAAGTCGTTGACAAAGGTTGTCGTATTGGTATTTGTTGCCTTTTTGATGATACGGGCAAACCTGCCTCATTTTATCGAATTGCTAACGGTGAGTTTTCCCCAGGCGATTTTTTTTATCGCGGGACTTGCCGCAAAATTACTCGCAACCGCTGCTCTACTGCTGTTGATTCTGGCAATCCCCGACTATTTTTTTCAGCGTAAGCAATTTATCGATTCGCTGAAGATGACAAAGCAGGAAATAAAAGAAGAATACAAGGAGTTGGAAGGAGATCCGCAGGTTAAGGGGAGGATCCGGCAGCAAATGCAGGCAATCCTTTCCCAAAATGCAATCCGCAATGTGCCAAAGGCCGATGTCGTTATTACAAACCCGACGCACTTCGCTATTGCAATGCAGTGGGATTCAAAAACGATGGCGGCGCCGATGGTGCTGGCCAAAGGTGCCGATGCGATGGCGCAGAGGATAAAGGCAATCGCCCGCGAGCATAATATTCCATTAATAGAAAACAAGCCGCTTGCCCGTGCGCTCTATGCTAAAGTTCAAATCGGTGATATAATACCGGAGGAATATTATCGGGCGCTTTCGTTAGTGTTTGCAGAAGTGTACACCCTCAACAATAAAAAACAGGAATTTTATAGAAGATAG
- the flhA gene encoding flagellar biosynthesis protein FlhA, which yields MAAKKYNIDIAVAFTVILMVLMFIIPLPTVLLDFFMALNLTFSLVVLLIVLFTARATDFSVFPSLLLLSTIFGLVLNVSSTRLILSKGEAFDGAMIRAFSSFVIGSTGSQGLVIGFVIFIILIAVQAFVITKGAKRVAEVSARFKLDSHPTKSMSIDAEYNAGIITDEEARKKKEQLQREDDFYGAMDGANQFVSGNVKVGIFITVINVIAGLIIGMVFRTESFSNALRTYTTLTIGDGLLAQLPSLFLSVATGLLVTRMIDEGSFGQDIKKQFSQIGWIYFVAAGTLAIMGVLPGFPHVVLFIIAFVLAFVGWRIIKEEQTFKAGKEKQKQAAQKQAGQQRTGSGGEPGAAGEIAPIVPLDPLSLELGYALIPLVDKDKGAELLERITRIRREAALDLGLVAPRIRIIDNMRLEPSEYCFKIRGVEVARGKIRMGWYLGINPGGVSEEIAGERTVDPTFGLPAVWISEENRDRAERAGYTVVDPPAIIATHLTEVIKKHAAEILGRQEVQGIMDALRKDYPAVIDEVAKVCSLGEVQKVLQGLLREQVSIRNTIVILETLADFRPITPEIVRLVERVRQALGRQICLQYADENKTLHVLTIEPSLAQKIIESRIDTVNGPMAALEPSEQRMWIRSLIQAVTTVQKNGFLPIVLAPEASSRVLIKNSTDREIPDLVVLSIPEIAKDIQVEVIGEIKLEQDKN from the coding sequence ATGGCAGCAAAAAAGTATAATATCGATATCGCAGTTGCATTTACCGTCATCCTCATGGTGCTGATGTTTATTATCCCGCTTCCTACCGTGTTGCTTGATTTTTTTATGGCGTTGAACCTTACATTCAGCCTTGTCGTATTGTTGATTGTATTGTTTACCGCACGTGCTACCGACTTTTCGGTCTTCCCTTCATTATTGCTGCTTAGCACTATTTTCGGATTAGTGCTGAACGTGTCTTCTACCCGCCTTATTCTTTCAAAGGGAGAAGCCTTTGACGGAGCGATGATACGGGCATTCAGTTCATTTGTTATCGGCTCGACCGGCAGTCAAGGTCTTGTTATCGGCTTTGTCATCTTTATCATCCTTATTGCGGTACAGGCTTTTGTTATTACGAAAGGCGCTAAGCGGGTTGCCGAGGTTTCCGCCCGTTTTAAACTCGACTCTCATCCGACAAAGAGTATGTCCATCGATGCCGAATACAATGCGGGTATTATTACCGATGAAGAAGCCCGGAAGAAAAAAGAGCAGCTGCAGCGGGAAGACGACTTTTACGGCGCGATGGACGGTGCGAATCAGTTTGTGTCAGGTAACGTAAAAGTCGGTATTTTTATTACGGTTATCAACGTTATTGCCGGTTTGATTATTGGGATGGTGTTCCGGACTGAATCTTTTTCCAACGCACTGCGTACCTATACGACGTTGACTATCGGAGACGGCTTGCTTGCGCAGCTGCCTTCCCTCTTTTTGTCGGTAGCAACCGGCTTGCTGGTTACCCGTATGATCGACGAAGGGTCATTCGGGCAGGATATTAAAAAGCAGTTTTCCCAAATCGGGTGGATTTACTTTGTTGCTGCCGGTACGCTTGCTATTATGGGCGTACTGCCCGGATTTCCTCATGTTGTGTTATTTATTATCGCGTTTGTTTTGGCTTTTGTCGGCTGGAGAATCATCAAAGAAGAACAGACATTTAAAGCCGGTAAAGAAAAGCAAAAGCAGGCTGCGCAAAAACAGGCTGGGCAGCAGCGCACAGGAAGCGGAGGAGAGCCTGGGGCTGCCGGAGAAATTGCTCCCATCGTACCGCTTGATCCTTTGTCACTGGAGCTCGGCTATGCGCTGATTCCGCTTGTCGATAAGGACAAGGGTGCGGAACTGCTTGAGCGTATTACGCGCATTCGGCGGGAGGCTGCCCTTGACCTCGGTTTGGTTGCCCCGCGCATCCGTATTATCGATAATATGCGGCTTGAACCGAGTGAATATTGTTTTAAGATTAGGGGCGTAGAAGTGGCGCGGGGAAAAATCCGTATGGGTTGGTACCTCGGTATAAACCCCGGCGGCGTTTCCGAAGAAATTGCCGGCGAGCGTACTGTCGATCCTACCTTCGGCTTACCCGCTGTGTGGATATCCGAGGAAAACCGCGACCGAGCCGAGCGAGCCGGTTATACCGTGGTAGATCCTCCTGCGATTATCGCGACGCACCTCACTGAGGTGATTAAAAAGCACGCAGCCGAAATTCTCGGACGGCAGGAAGTGCAAGGTATTATGGATGCGCTGCGCAAAGACTATCCTGCGGTTATCGACGAAGTGGCAAAGGTATGCAGCCTCGGTGAGGTACAGAAGGTCTTGCAAGGCCTTTTGCGGGAACAGGTATCTATCCGTAACACAATCGTTATTTTGGAAACGCTTGCAGATTTCCGCCCGATTACTCCCGAAATTGTGCGTCTTGTTGAAAGGGTTCGACAGGCGCTTGGCAGGCAGATATGCTTGCAGTACGCCGATGAAAATAAAACGCTTCATGTTCTGACGATTGAACCTTCACTTGCTCAAAAAATTATTGAAAGCAGAATAGATACGGTGAATGGGCCGATGGCGGCTCTTGAACCGTCTGAGCAGCGGATGTGGATACGCTCGCTTATTC